A portion of the Oxynema aestuarii AP17 genome contains these proteins:
- a CDS encoding helix-turn-helix domain-containing protein: MAKTLNLDIQESAEELKALLKQQTNAQRKERVHALYLLKSNQVTTLEELSKLLVRDTSTIYRWFQKYKQEGLDGLLKLYEPAGRPITIPQEALDKLRLKLQEPEAFKNYGEIQIWLKEECGVEVDYHVVYRAVRYKFKAKLKSSKSSRKKK; this comes from the coding sequence CCAAGAAAGTGCCGAAGAACTTAAAGCCCTGCTCAAACAACAAACCAACGCCCAACGTAAAGAAAGAGTCCATGCTTTATATTTACTCAAATCCAATCAAGTCACCACATTAGAAGAACTCTCGAAACTGCTGGTCAGAGATACCTCAACCATTTATCGCTGGTTTCAAAAATACAAACAAGAAGGGTTAGACGGATTGCTCAAGCTCTACGAACCCGCAGGCAGACCGATTACAATTCCCCAAGAAGCTTTAGATAAATTGCGCCTCAAGCTGCAAGAACCGGAAGCATTCAAAAATTATGGGGAGATTCAAATCTGGCTCAAAGAAGAATGCGGCGTCGAGGTCGATTATCACGTCGTCTATCGCGCCGTCCGCTATAAATTTAAAGCCAAATTAAAAAGTTCTAAATCCAGCCGAAAAAAAAAATGA
- a CDS encoding alpha/beta hydrolase: MSQFIKGGQVAWFHDEGHPAGIFHTYDQFSGIDGSDRPRKIHIFLPRNYETSEDRYPVVYMNDGHTAFFRAGLARQSWQVAERLGELYDRGAIPKLLVVAVHPLDRDREYTPDITPSLEPSGLETYAPYLVNSVKGFVDRHYRTRPENSQTTVVGAGRAGLAAFYIACRYGDRIGNGAAMSPSFFVGLERDEDLFTSLSRSPLLKLTGSALADRARRPRLWLDWGLVRDGTDHNSAIERQTTKRGREMAELLQYKYGYLRDRDLFVREDPEGEHCEASWSRRFPEMLKAFYEKSH, translated from the coding sequence ATGTCTCAATTTATCAAAGGGGGGCAAGTCGCCTGGTTTCACGACGAAGGACATCCCGCCGGAATCTTTCATACTTACGACCAGTTTAGCGGCATCGACGGGAGCGATCGCCCGCGCAAAATCCATATTTTCTTACCCCGAAACTACGAAACCAGCGAAGATCGCTATCCGGTGGTTTACATGAACGACGGTCATACCGCCTTTTTCCGGGCCGGATTGGCGCGTCAGTCCTGGCAAGTCGCCGAACGGTTGGGGGAATTGTACGATCGCGGTGCGATTCCGAAACTGCTCGTCGTCGCCGTGCATCCACTCGACCGCGATCGTGAGTATACACCCGATATTACTCCCAGTCTCGAACCCTCCGGGTTGGAAACCTACGCACCCTATTTAGTCAATTCCGTCAAAGGATTTGTCGATCGCCACTACCGCACCCGACCGGAAAACTCACAAACGACCGTGGTAGGGGCGGGACGGGCCGGACTAGCCGCCTTTTACATCGCCTGTCGCTACGGCGATCGCATCGGCAATGGGGCGGCGATGTCCCCCTCATTTTTCGTCGGTTTGGAGCGCGACGAAGACCTGTTTACCTCCCTGTCGCGATCGCCCCTGCTCAAACTGACCGGATCGGCGTTGGCCGATCGCGCCCGTCGTCCCCGTCTGTGGCTGGATTGGGGCTTAGTCCGCGACGGCACGGATCACAACAGCGCCATCGAACGGCAGACGACCAAGCGCGGGCGAGAAATGGCCGAGTTGTTGCAGTATAAATACGGCTATCTCCGCGATCGTGACTTATTCGTGCGGGAAGATCCCGAGGGAGAACATTGCGAGGCGTCGTGGTCGCGACGGTTTCCCGAAATGTTAAAAGCCTTCTACGAAAAGTCTCACTAA
- the bioF gene encoding 8-amino-7-oxononanoate synthase, whose amino-acid sequence MPNDPYIWIDRALDAIHRANWYRSPQAISAPGAVVEIQGQRLLNFASNDYLGLAGDRRLVEAAVAATRTYGTGTTGSRLITGHRPLHRELERAIADLKQTEDALVFSSGYLANLGTIAALVGKRDLILGDRYNHSSLKNGAILSGATAIDYPHAELPALRELLSQHRDQYRRCLLVTDSIFSMDGDLAPLPALLDLADEFSCMLLVDEAHATGVLGATGAGAIEACGGRERPSIQMGTLSKALGSLGGYVAGSRQAIDFLRNRAPTWIYTTGLSPADTAAAIAAIAIVRDEPERRARLWQNVASLKQGLERAGIEGVLPSDSPIICIQMRDAATVLEAGRLLKKAGILVAAVRPPTVPTSRLRLTVMASHTPEQCAALVDRLKGLKERGLG is encoded by the coding sequence ATGCCCAACGATCCCTATATTTGGATAGACCGCGCCCTCGATGCCATTCACCGGGCGAATTGGTATCGATCGCCGCAAGCGATTAGCGCCCCCGGGGCCGTGGTGGAAATTCAAGGGCAACGGCTGCTCAATTTCGCCAGTAACGATTATTTAGGCTTGGCAGGCGATCGCCGTTTGGTAGAAGCCGCCGTCGCCGCCACCCGCACCTACGGAACCGGAACCACCGGATCGCGCCTGATTACCGGACATCGACCCCTGCATCGGGAACTGGAACGGGCGATCGCCGATCTCAAGCAGACCGAAGATGCCTTAGTGTTCAGTTCCGGCTACTTGGCCAATCTCGGCACGATCGCCGCGTTAGTCGGCAAACGAGATTTAATCCTCGGCGATCGCTACAATCACTCCAGCCTCAAAAATGGGGCGATTCTCAGTGGGGCCACGGCGATCGATTATCCTCACGCCGAGCTGCCAGCCTTGCGCGAGCTGCTCTCACAACATCGAGACCAATATCGGCGCTGTTTGCTGGTCACCGACAGTATTTTTAGTATGGATGGGGATTTGGCGCCCCTGCCCGCCTTACTCGACCTCGCCGACGAGTTTAGCTGCATGTTGCTGGTAGACGAAGCCCACGCCACCGGGGTTTTAGGGGCAACGGGAGCCGGGGCGATCGAAGCGTGCGGCGGTCGGGAACGCCCCTCGATCCAAATGGGAACGTTGAGTAAAGCCCTCGGCAGTTTGGGGGGCTACGTGGCGGGTTCGCGTCAGGCGATCGACTTTTTGCGAAACCGCGCGCCGACCTGGATTTATACAACTGGCCTCTCCCCCGCAGATACGGCGGCGGCGATCGCCGCGATCGCGATCGTGCGCGACGAACCCGAACGGCGGGCCCGACTGTGGCAGAATGTCGCATCTCTCAAACAGGGACTGGAACGGGCCGGAATCGAAGGGGTGTTACCGTCCGATTCGCCGATTATTTGCATCCAGATGCGCGACGCCGCCACCGTTCTTGAAGCCGGACGACTGCTCAAAAAAGCGGGGATTTTAGTCGCTGCGGTGCGCCCCCCGACCGTACCGACCAGCCGCCTGCGCCTCACCGTGATGGCGAGTCACACTCCCGAACAGTGCGCGGCGCTGGTTGACCGCCTCAAAGGGTTGAAAGAACGGGGATTGGGGTGA
- a CDS encoding tetratricopeptide repeat protein — MKFIQSLAIALSLAISLGGPVPQVGATLPVGAIAQTSAGDFLESAIEKLDRRAYQEAIADLDKAIELDPDLVSAYAARGIAKHHLRDFGGAIADFSEVLERNPSDAEMLTLRGIDYLYLGDYDRAIADFDRAIESDGEQADIYMLRADARSQKLALEQAPAQRYDVVIADYDRAIALDGDNPRYYQRRGQTRARLRQSEAAIADYTRAIELQPTNANLYVLRGNAYDDAANWQNALEDYTRAIELNPDLGDAYYNRGVAYRRLNQCDRAIADYSKALQLDPDDFGAYLNRGVCHASINQLDRAIADYNRAIERNPNLGEAYYNRALAQQQLNQIEAARADFEKAADLYQQQGQETKLRDVLNALRNLP, encoded by the coding sequence GTGAAATTCATTCAAAGTTTAGCGATCGCCCTGAGTCTGGCGATTTCCCTCGGCGGTCCCGTTCCCCAGGTGGGCGCCACTTTACCCGTCGGCGCGATCGCCCAAACCAGCGCCGGAGATTTCTTAGAAAGCGCGATCGAAAAGCTCGACCGTCGCGCTTACCAGGAGGCGATCGCCGATTTGGACAAGGCGATCGAACTCGATCCCGATTTAGTCTCGGCTTATGCGGCGCGCGGGATTGCCAAACATCACCTGCGAGATTTTGGCGGGGCGATCGCCGATTTTAGCGAAGTGCTAGAACGCAATCCCAGCGATGCTGAAATGCTGACCCTGCGAGGGATTGACTATCTTTATCTGGGGGATTACGACCGGGCGATCGCCGACTTCGACCGGGCGATCGAGAGCGATGGCGAACAGGCAGATATCTACATGCTGCGCGCCGACGCGCGATCGCAGAAACTGGCGCTGGAACAGGCCCCGGCGCAACGCTACGATGTCGTCATCGCCGATTACGACCGCGCGATCGCCCTCGACGGCGACAATCCCCGTTACTATCAGCGACGGGGACAAACTCGGGCTCGCTTGCGACAATCGGAAGCGGCGATCGCCGATTATACCCGGGCGATCGAGCTGCAACCGACCAACGCCAACCTCTACGTGTTGCGCGGTAACGCTTACGACGATGCAGCCAACTGGCAAAACGCCCTCGAAGACTATACCCGGGCGATCGAACTCAATCCCGATTTAGGGGATGCGTATTACAATCGCGGCGTCGCTTACCGTCGCCTCAACCAGTGCGATCGGGCGATCGCCGACTATAGCAAAGCACTCCAACTCGACCCCGACGATTTCGGCGCCTACCTCAATCGAGGGGTATGCCACGCCAGCATCAACCAACTCGATCGCGCGATCGCCGATTACAACCGGGCGATCGAACGAAATCCCAACCTCGGCGAAGCCTATTATAACCGCGCCCTCGCCCAACAGCAGCTCAACCAAATCGAAGCCGCCCGCGCCGACTTTGAAAAAGCCGCCGATCTTTATCAACAACAAGGACAAGAAACAAAACTGCGCGACGTGCTCAACGCCCTTCGTAACTTGCCCTAG
- a CDS encoding DNA cytosine methyltransferase: protein MKRITFADIFAGIGGFRIGLERLGFECLYSCEKNEACRQVYFDNFGDLPEMDISDIDFSKIPDVNIITAGFPCQPFSICGKRKGFSDRRGTIFFHLCNLLQAKKPDVAILENVKHLLHLEKGSVFEEIITTLEDLDYFVRYSLLNAKDFGLPQNRERVFIVASKHKPFNFSRIKPKLKIPQLKEFLSKTGDFQYIDDSEYTLIKHPKQQDSGLIFVGYRNKSIWKKGIRPHTEHLSRVHRQPNRIYSVEGVHPTLPSQESSGRFFIYLPEENRVRKLTIEECYRIMGFPKSFKRNASLSEAYKQIGNSVATNVIYELGKEIMEQKLTVPCSKFNNRARGFKKSEKPIQLTIPGLRLTHCN from the coding sequence ATGAAAAGAATTACCTTTGCAGATATTTTTGCTGGAATAGGAGGGTTTAGAATTGGCCTAGAGCGCTTGGGCTTTGAATGCCTTTATTCTTGTGAAAAAAACGAAGCTTGTCGGCAAGTTTACTTTGACAATTTTGGTGACTTGCCAGAAATGGATATCTCCGATATTGATTTTTCTAAAATTCCAGATGTCAATATTATAACGGCTGGGTTTCCCTGTCAACCCTTTAGTATTTGTGGAAAAAGAAAAGGATTTTCCGATCGACGAGGCACTATTTTTTTCCATCTGTGTAATCTCTTACAAGCCAAAAAGCCGGATGTAGCAATTCTTGAAAATGTCAAACACTTGCTTCATTTAGAAAAAGGATCTGTTTTTGAAGAAATCATTACTACTCTGGAAGATTTAGATTACTTCGTTCGCTATAGTTTACTCAATGCCAAAGATTTTGGACTCCCTCAAAATAGGGAACGTGTTTTTATTGTCGCCTCCAAGCATAAGCCATTTAATTTTTCACGAATTAAACCAAAATTAAAGATTCCACAGCTTAAAGAATTCTTGTCAAAAACCGGAGACTTTCAATATATTGATGACTCTGAATATACTCTAATTAAGCATCCAAAACAACAAGATTCAGGATTGATCTTTGTTGGTTATCGTAATAAAAGTATTTGGAAAAAAGGCATTCGTCCCCATACCGAACACTTATCTCGCGTTCACCGACAACCCAACCGAATTTATTCCGTGGAAGGGGTACATCCTACTTTACCTTCACAAGAATCCTCCGGACGGTTTTTTATTTACTTACCAGAAGAGAATCGGGTACGTAAGCTAACCATTGAAGAATGTTATCGGATTATGGGGTTTCCAAAATCCTTTAAAAGAAATGCTAGTTTAAGTGAAGCCTATAAACAAATTGGAAACTCAGTGGCAACGAATGTTATTTATGAGTTAGGAAAAGAAATAATGGAACAAAAACTAACGGTTCCATGCTCAAAATTTAATAATAGAGCTCGAGGTTTTAAAAAATCAGAAAAACCGATTCAGCTTACGATACCAGGCTTGCGGTTAACTCACTGCAATTAA
- a CDS encoding S-layer homology domain-containing protein: MQTCASVENAISCDRELSVFEKNCSIRLLTLLGLLLSLTACANTPGSKQLEDSLAPDPKLKDNPELLGGSTPSPSPGATPTQLPEDFPREIPQYNNAELQSVSRSTSERSSPQTEETPRVTTLWETGDRGDRVRQFYQTHFEENQWEILPTPATETQGDRSVSARKDNLQVTVEIVSQPSDTPTEFSLTYELESATSTAKTPETSKSSTTTEKATETTLETITEPLRPYVSDLQQLGILSLKATSSDADADAWNQAIARAQYAEWLIAANNRFFDNQPSKQIRLATPSTQPAFQDVPATHPQFAAIQGLADAGIIPSSLTGENTAVNFRPDAPLSREDAIAWKVPLDFRQGLPKASVEAVREAWGFQDVPKVDPAILPAILADYQNGELSNIRRAFGYTRIFQPKKEVTRAEAAATLWYFGDRNEGLSATDVVNRQPTPQANPQTGDRTNVRSSEPPTTPENQEN, translated from the coding sequence TTGCAAACTTGCGCTAGCGTAGAAAATGCAATTTCATGCGATCGCGAACTGTCCGTGTTTGAAAAGAACTGCTCGATCCGACTCCTGACTTTACTGGGACTGCTACTTTCGCTCACCGCCTGCGCGAACACGCCGGGTTCCAAACAGTTAGAAGACTCCCTCGCCCCCGATCCCAAACTGAAAGACAACCCCGAATTGCTCGGAGGTTCTACGCCGTCGCCCTCTCCCGGGGCCACTCCAACTCAACTCCCGGAAGATTTTCCGAGGGAAATTCCGCAATATAACAACGCCGAATTGCAAAGTGTCAGCCGCAGCACTTCGGAACGATCGTCGCCACAAACTGAGGAAACGCCTAGGGTAACGACCCTTTGGGAAACGGGCGATCGCGGCGATCGCGTCCGGCAATTCTATCAAACCCATTTTGAAGAAAACCAGTGGGAAATTCTGCCGACACCTGCCACAGAAACCCAAGGCGATCGCTCCGTGAGTGCGCGCAAAGATAACTTGCAAGTCACAGTGGAGATCGTCAGCCAACCGAGCGACACCCCCACCGAATTTAGCCTCACTTACGAGCTTGAGAGCGCCACCAGTACCGCTAAAACACCGGAAACCTCAAAAAGCTCGACAACAACTGAAAAGGCCACAGAGACAACATTAGAGACAATTACCGAACCCTTGCGCCCTTACGTGAGCGACTTGCAACAACTCGGGATCCTGTCCCTGAAAGCGACATCCAGCGACGCCGACGCCGACGCGTGGAATCAGGCGATCGCCCGAGCCCAATATGCCGAATGGCTGATCGCTGCCAACAATCGCTTTTTCGACAACCAACCGAGCAAACAAATTCGCCTCGCCACTCCCAGTACCCAACCTGCCTTTCAAGATGTTCCCGCCACCCATCCGCAATTTGCGGCGATTCAGGGATTGGCGGATGCGGGAATTATCCCGAGTTCGCTCACCGGAGAGAATACGGCGGTTAACTTCCGTCCGGACGCCCCATTATCGCGCGAAGATGCGATCGCCTGGAAAGTCCCCCTCGATTTTCGCCAAGGATTACCTAAAGCATCGGTAGAAGCGGTGCGAGAAGCGTGGGGGTTTCAAGATGTCCCGAAAGTCGATCCGGCGATTCTCCCGGCGATTTTGGCAGACTATCAAAATGGAGAATTATCGAACATCCGGCGCGCTTTCGGTTACACCCGTATTTTCCAACCGAAAAAAGAAGTAACGCGGGCGGAAGCGGCGGCGACCTTGTGGTATTTTGGCGATCGCAACGAGGGTTTATCCGCCACAGATGTTGTCAACCGTCAGCCGACCCCTCAAGCTAATCCCCAGACGGGCGATCGCACCAATGTTCGATCCTCCGAACCGCCAACCACTCCAGAAAATCAAGAAAATTAA
- a CDS encoding YdcF family protein, which yields MNKWLNKCLKIWPLHRQKTWLLLAIALLAILLGYIPLRLAITQVRVSQPQAIFVLGGHYRRMTFAAEFWQSHRDLEIWLSGVTPKPSLQRVFAKANIPDRVIHYEQCATDTVTNFTCNVDRFARDKMWRVYLITSDYHMRRSRAIATFIFGSRGIIATPIVVSHQSPKPRESIWKVLRDCVRSILWLFTGRSGASLNPDLSREITIKS from the coding sequence GTGAATAAATGGCTGAATAAATGTCTGAAAATTTGGCCGTTGCACCGTCAAAAAACGTGGCTGCTGTTGGCGATCGCCCTCCTGGCGATTCTCCTCGGCTATATTCCCCTTCGTTTGGCAATCACTCAAGTTCGAGTCAGCCAACCGCAAGCCATTTTTGTATTGGGTGGACATTACCGACGCATGACATTTGCCGCCGAATTTTGGCAGTCCCATCGCGATCTCGAGATTTGGTTATCGGGAGTGACGCCGAAACCGTCTTTACAGAGAGTTTTTGCGAAAGCGAACATCCCCGATCGCGTCATCCATTACGAGCAATGTGCGACCGATACAGTGACTAATTTTACTTGCAATGTCGATCGCTTCGCTCGCGATAAGATGTGGCGAGTTTATCTGATTACTTCCGACTATCACATGCGGCGATCGCGCGCGATTGCGACCTTCATTTTCGGCAGTCGCGGCATCATTGCCACCCCGATCGTCGTTTCACACCAATCCCCAAAACCCCGAGAATCGATCTGGAAAGTCCTACGCGATTGCGTGCGATCGATCCTCTGGTTGTTCACCGGGCGATCGGGAGCGAGTTTGAATCCAGATTTATCAAGAGAAATTACCATCAAAAGTTAA
- a CDS encoding M42 family metallopeptidase, producing MTHDRLFQLIEELVLHHSPSGVETEIDNLLLRRFQALGLDTWLDEAGNAIAKIPGRNPQRAIAITGHKDEIGAIVKSLGPDGRLEVRKLGGTFPWVYGEGVVDILGDRQTLSGILSFGSRHISHESPQKALQQDIALRWEDAWVETKCTAAELHAAGVRPGTRVVVGKHRKRPIRLKDYIASYTLDNKASVAILLQLAERVKHPPVDLYLVASAKEEVGALGALYFTNRHRLDALIALEICPLAPEYPIEDGDAPVLLSQDGYGIYDEGLNAEIRAAADRAAIPLQLAAISGFGSDGSIAMKFGHVARAACLSFPTQNTHGYEIAHLGAIAHCTRILESWCETAS from the coding sequence ATGACCCACGATCGCCTATTCCAGCTCATTGAAGAACTCGTCTTGCATCACTCTCCCAGTGGGGTCGAAACCGAAATCGATAACTTACTCCTGCGCCGTTTTCAAGCATTAGGTTTAGACACGTGGCTGGATGAAGCAGGAAACGCGATCGCCAAAATACCCGGTCGAAATCCGCAACGGGCGATCGCCATTACGGGACATAAAGACGAAATTGGGGCGATCGTCAAAAGTCTCGGACCCGACGGACGCCTCGAAGTTCGCAAACTTGGCGGAACCTTTCCTTGGGTTTACGGCGAAGGGGTCGTCGATATTTTAGGCGATCGCCAAACCCTCAGTGGTATTCTCAGCTTCGGATCCCGTCACATTTCCCACGAATCGCCCCAAAAAGCCCTCCAACAAGACATTGCCCTCCGTTGGGAAGATGCTTGGGTCGAAACCAAATGCACCGCCGCCGAGTTACACGCCGCCGGGGTTCGTCCCGGAACCCGCGTCGTCGTCGGGAAACACCGCAAACGCCCGATCCGCCTCAAAGACTACATCGCCAGCTACACCCTCGATAACAAAGCCTCCGTCGCCATCCTCTTGCAACTCGCCGAACGAGTCAAACATCCCCCCGTCGATCTCTACTTAGTCGCCTCCGCCAAAGAAGAAGTCGGCGCCCTCGGCGCCCTATATTTCACCAATCGCCATCGCCTAGACGCCCTCATCGCCCTCGAAATTTGTCCCCTCGCCCCGGAATATCCCATCGAAGACGGCGACGCCCCAGTGTTGCTGTCCCAAGACGGTTACGGCATTTACGACGAAGGCTTAAACGCCGAAATTCGCGCCGCCGCCGATCGCGCCGCCATTCCCCTACAATTGGCTGCGATTAGTGGTTTTGGCAGCGATGGATCCATCGCCATGAAATTCGGTCACGTCGCCCGCGCCGCCTGTCTGTCCTTCCCCACTCAAAACACCCACGGCTACGAAATCGCTCACCTCGGGGCGATCGCCCATTGCACTCGCATCCTCGAAAGCTGGTGCGAAACCGCCTCTTAA
- a CDS encoding RtcB family protein has product MSYETLNLKTPSPVLSWAGHQLGDLESKMAQNVASLPFVFKHVALMPDVHLGKGALVGSVIATEEALIPAAVGVDIGCGMMALQMPFTGDRLDGKLKTIRQQIEAAIPVGFNENKNVETSVTNWMGWRQFKDLHRGVARLEGKALKQMGSLGGGNHFIEICLDEDNNVWLMLHSGSRHIGNMLAQYHIDTAKELAKLAQIELPDRDLAYFVAKTPEFDAYWRDLQWAQDYARFNRKVMMDRLKRIVEQQVAGGKPLQPKLVVNCHHNYAEKEVHFDREVYVTRKGAVRARENDYGIIPGSMGAKSYIVKGKGNAESYCSCSHGAGRLMSRSKAKKSFTLDDLVAQTDGVECRKDKGVIDEIPGAYKPIDRVMAQQSDLVEVVATLKQVLCVKG; this is encoded by the coding sequence ATGTCTTACGAAACCCTCAACTTAAAAACCCCCAGTCCGGTTCTCTCCTGGGCCGGACACCAACTCGGCGATCTCGAATCGAAAATGGCCCAAAATGTGGCCTCCTTACCCTTCGTCTTCAAACACGTCGCCCTCATGCCCGACGTTCACCTCGGTAAAGGCGCCCTGGTCGGTTCCGTCATCGCTACGGAAGAAGCCTTGATTCCCGCCGCCGTCGGCGTCGATATCGGTTGTGGCATGATGGCACTACAAATGCCGTTTACAGGCGATCGTCTCGACGGCAAACTCAAAACCATTCGCCAACAGATCGAAGCCGCGATTCCCGTCGGCTTCAACGAAAACAAAAACGTCGAAACCTCCGTGACCAATTGGATGGGATGGCGCCAATTCAAAGATCTACATCGCGGCGTCGCCCGTCTCGAAGGTAAAGCCCTCAAACAAATGGGAAGCCTCGGCGGCGGTAACCACTTCATCGAAATCTGTCTCGACGAAGACAACAACGTTTGGTTAATGTTGCACTCCGGTTCCCGTCATATCGGCAACATGCTCGCCCAATATCATATCGATACCGCCAAAGAGCTAGCGAAATTAGCTCAGATCGAGCTTCCCGATCGCGATTTGGCTTACTTCGTCGCCAAGACTCCCGAGTTTGACGCCTACTGGCGCGATTTGCAGTGGGCGCAAGATTACGCCCGCTTCAACCGCAAAGTAATGATGGACCGCCTCAAGCGGATTGTCGAACAACAGGTCGCTGGTGGCAAACCCCTCCAACCGAAACTCGTGGTTAACTGTCACCACAACTACGCCGAGAAAGAGGTTCATTTCGATCGCGAAGTCTACGTCACCCGAAAAGGCGCCGTACGCGCCCGAGAAAACGACTACGGTATTATTCCCGGTTCGATGGGGGCGAAATCTTACATCGTTAAAGGGAAAGGTAATGCCGAAAGTTACTGCTCTTGTTCCCACGGCGCCGGACGCCTGATGTCGCGCAGCAAAGCGAAAAAATCTTTCACCCTCGACGATCTCGTTGCTCAAACCGACGGGGTAGAATGTCGTAAAGATAAAGGCGTCATCGATGAAATTCCCGGCGCCTACAAGCCCATCGATCGGGTCATGGCCCAGCAGTCCGATTTAGTCGAAGTCGTCGCCACTCTCAAACAGGTGTTGTGCGTGAAAGGCTGA
- a CDS encoding HAD-IA family hydrolase: MDAPQVIFFDAVGTLFAVRGTVGETYARLARDYGVTVDSQRLDRAFTESFRASTPPAFPDAEPSQIPQLEFEWWEAISMTTFQRIGAFEQFSNFQEFFKQLFAYFATAEPWFVYPDVPRTLERLKGSSTQFGILSNFDSRLYRVLQALDLDDFFTSVTLSTEVGAAKPDRQIFEVALSKHDCQPERAWHIGDSYKEDYEGAKAAGLHAIWLDRQ; this comes from the coding sequence ATGGACGCGCCTCAAGTTATTTTTTTCGATGCCGTCGGTACCCTGTTTGCCGTTCGCGGGACTGTCGGCGAAACTTACGCCCGTTTAGCCCGCGATTACGGCGTTACCGTCGATTCCCAGCGCCTGGATCGCGCTTTTACCGAAAGTTTCCGCGCCTCGACTCCCCCCGCTTTTCCCGACGCCGAACCCAGCCAAATTCCCCAGTTAGAGTTTGAATGGTGGGAAGCGATTTCGATGACGACGTTTCAGCGTATCGGTGCGTTCGAGCAATTTTCTAATTTTCAAGAGTTTTTCAAGCAACTTTTCGCTTATTTCGCTACGGCTGAACCCTGGTTCGTCTATCCCGACGTTCCCCGGACTTTAGAACGCTTGAAAGGAAGTTCTACTCAATTCGGGATTCTCTCTAATTTTGACTCCCGGCTTTATCGCGTCCTCCAAGCCCTCGATTTAGACGATTTCTTTACCTCGGTTACTCTGTCCACGGAAGTCGGCGCCGCCAAGCCCGATCGCCAAATTTTCGAGGTGGCGTTGAGCAAACACGACTGTCAGCCCGAACGGGCATGGCATATCGGCGATAGTTATAAAGAAGATTACGAAGGGGCTAAAGCGGCGGGACTGCACGCCATTTGGCTCGATCGCCAGTGA